A genomic window from Cutibacterium acnes includes:
- a CDS encoding ABC transporter ATP-binding protein codes for MSDVITLSNVSITHPGASTPTLRNINLTVAEGDLTLVVGRTGTGKSTLLGTLNGIVPHFSGGRLDGTVTVAGRDTRTHRPRELADVVGVVGQNPVAGFVTDTVEDEIAYGMEQLGISPSVMRKRVEEILDLMGIADLRRRALLSLSGGQQQRVAIAAVLAAQPRILVLDEPTSALDPTAAQDVLASITTLVHDVGLTVILAEHRLERVMHAADALWWLPGDGSVVQGRPEEVLARADVVPPLAALSRAMGWPTVPLSVREARRRVGPRPGLPRAPQPSEAMTWPGGGNEVLRLETLGVNYGQVRAVDALTTTVERGTITCLMGRNGSGKSSLMWAIQGATKSSGRVLVNHEGSWADPRKADAATARRMVSLVPQSASDLLYLPTVAEECAQADKESGVPAGTTRAILSRLRVELPEDRNPRDMSEGQRLALVLAIQLSSRPDVVLLDEPTRGLDYAMKTELTRIVKGIAAGATGDPAAVLLATHDVEFAATTTDRTIVMATGHIVADGSTRSVCTSSPGFSPQIAKVFHPADVMTIADVERLVNTPAGDRR; via the coding sequence ATGAGCGATGTCATCACCCTGTCGAACGTGTCGATAACCCACCCCGGGGCCTCGACTCCGACCCTGAGGAATATCAATCTCACCGTCGCCGAGGGGGACCTGACCCTGGTCGTCGGGCGCACCGGCACCGGTAAGTCAACCCTGCTGGGGACCCTCAACGGGATCGTCCCACACTTCAGCGGCGGGCGCCTCGATGGCACCGTAACGGTTGCCGGGCGCGACACCCGCACACACCGCCCCCGCGAACTGGCCGACGTCGTAGGTGTCGTCGGACAGAACCCGGTTGCCGGGTTTGTTACCGATACCGTGGAGGACGAGATCGCCTACGGCATGGAGCAGCTGGGCATTTCGCCGTCCGTGATGCGCAAGAGGGTCGAGGAAATCCTGGACCTCATGGGGATTGCCGATCTGCGCCGCAGGGCCTTGCTGAGCCTCTCTGGCGGTCAGCAACAGCGGGTGGCCATCGCCGCCGTTCTGGCTGCCCAGCCTCGCATCCTTGTCCTCGACGAACCGACCAGCGCCCTCGATCCCACGGCAGCCCAGGACGTTCTTGCCTCTATTACCACGCTGGTCCATGACGTCGGCCTAACCGTGATCCTCGCCGAGCATCGTCTAGAACGCGTCATGCACGCCGCCGACGCCCTCTGGTGGCTACCCGGTGATGGCTCGGTCGTCCAAGGAAGGCCCGAGGAGGTGTTGGCCCGCGCCGACGTCGTCCCGCCGCTGGCTGCCCTGAGCCGCGCCATGGGATGGCCGACTGTCCCACTGTCAGTACGCGAAGCTCGCCGTCGAGTCGGTCCACGTCCGGGCCTCCCACGTGCTCCGCAACCCTCCGAAGCGATGACCTGGCCCGGGGGCGGCAACGAGGTATTGCGTTTGGAGACGCTTGGGGTCAATTACGGCCAGGTGCGCGCCGTCGATGCCCTGACGACCACCGTAGAGCGCGGCACCATCACCTGCCTCATGGGTCGAAATGGATCAGGCAAGTCGTCTCTGATGTGGGCGATCCAAGGGGCAACAAAGTCCTCAGGGAGGGTACTGGTCAACCACGAGGGTTCTTGGGCTGACCCCCGCAAAGCCGACGCCGCGACCGCTCGACGAATGGTGAGCTTAGTCCCGCAGTCAGCCTCCGATCTGCTCTACTTACCGACCGTCGCTGAGGAGTGTGCCCAGGCCGACAAGGAGTCCGGGGTGCCTGCCGGCACCACGCGCGCCATCTTGTCCCGTCTCAGGGTGGAATTGCCGGAAGATCGCAATCCCCGGGACATGTCGGAAGGCCAGCGACTGGCCCTCGTCCTAGCGATCCAGCTGTCCAGTCGCCCCGATGTCGTCCTCCTTGACGAGCCCACCCGCGGCCTCGACTACGCCATGAAAACCGAGCTAACCAGAATCGTCAAGGGTATTGCCGCCGGCGCTACTGGCGATCCAGCGGCGGTATTGCTGGCCACCCACGACGTGGAATTCGCCGCAACAACAACGGATCGCACCATCGTCATGGCCACCGGCCACATTGTTGCCGACGGATCCACACGCTCAGTGTGCACCTCCTCGCCCGGATTCAGTCCACAAATCGCCAAGGTCTTTCACCCGGCCGATGTGATGACGATCGCCGACGTCGAGAGGCTCGTGAACACCCCGGCAGGAGACCGCCGATGA
- a CDS encoding ECF transporter S component, with amino-acid sequence MSRRQHVAVRTSATSRILLIITAIMGLLAFCWPLFLNPGGAADYETRTPFLFAAILPVVLAVVVSQLSSDGIDVKALAMIGVLTACGAALRTISPSMAGISFVFILMIAGARVFGAAFGFVLGTTTMFASALLTAGFGPWLPYQMIASGFVGLGAGLLPRARGRAEIAWLCGWGFVSAFVYGWLMDFAFWPFNLGTSTQLSFDPHASPLTNLWHFVLFNMATSMGWNLGRALTNVVCLALLGGPILRVLRRASRRAQFVPDAVSLGTEEN; translated from the coding sequence ATGAGTAGGAGGCAGCACGTCGCCGTCCGCACCTCAGCGACTTCTCGAATCCTGCTCATCATCACCGCCATTATGGGGTTGCTGGCCTTCTGCTGGCCGCTCTTCCTCAATCCGGGAGGCGCTGCCGACTATGAGACGCGCACCCCGTTTCTTTTCGCCGCGATCCTGCCCGTGGTGTTGGCGGTGGTGGTCTCGCAACTCAGTTCGGACGGGATCGACGTCAAGGCCCTCGCCATGATTGGTGTCCTCACCGCATGTGGGGCAGCGCTACGCACCATCAGCCCGTCAATGGCAGGGATCTCCTTCGTCTTCATCCTCATGATTGCCGGGGCAAGGGTGTTCGGTGCGGCGTTCGGTTTCGTCCTTGGCACCACGACAATGTTCGCATCCGCCCTGCTCACCGCAGGTTTCGGGCCGTGGCTGCCCTACCAAATGATCGCCTCGGGGTTCGTCGGGCTGGGAGCGGGGCTGCTCCCCCGGGCGCGGGGAAGAGCCGAAATCGCCTGGCTATGTGGTTGGGGATTCGTGTCAGCCTTCGTCTACGGGTGGCTGATGGACTTCGCCTTCTGGCCCTTTAACCTCGGCACCAGCACCCAGCTATCTTTCGACCCGCACGCATCTCCACTGACGAACCTGTGGCATTTCGTCTTATTCAACATGGCGACATCCATGGGATGGAATCTGGGACGCGCACTCACTAACGTGGTGTGCCTAGCATTGCTAGGAGGCCCGATTCTCCGGGTATTACGGCGGGCCTCCCGACGCGCCCAGTTCGTGCCAGATGCAGTCAGCCTCGGCACGGAGGAAAACTAA
- the fabG gene encoding 3-oxoacyl-ACP reductase FabG, protein MTGLLAGRTALVTGGTAGIGRGIAEVLALHGARVAVTGVTEERCAQAREDGLDVYQLDVRDKKACIRVVNDVATECGGLSVLIANAGVYPQVRLAHLDDDRIDFIFDVNVKGMMHVVQAATPALRESGRGRIVVTSSITGNITGYPGWSHYGATKAAQMGFIRSAAMELAGDRITINAVMPGNIMTPGLKALGDDYLAEMAKAVPLGMLGEAKDIGEAVAYLASDGARYVTGQSIVVDGGQILPEGPEALAEM, encoded by the coding sequence ATGACTGGATTGCTTGCTGGTCGCACCGCGCTGGTGACCGGTGGAACCGCTGGAATAGGTCGCGGAATCGCGGAGGTACTCGCACTCCACGGTGCCCGTGTTGCCGTGACCGGTGTGACCGAGGAAAGGTGTGCTCAGGCGCGCGAAGACGGACTCGACGTTTACCAACTCGACGTGCGGGACAAGAAAGCCTGCATCCGCGTGGTGAATGATGTTGCTACCGAGTGTGGTGGCCTGTCCGTGCTCATTGCTAACGCTGGTGTGTATCCCCAGGTCCGTCTCGCTCATCTTGACGATGACCGAATTGACTTCATCTTCGACGTGAATGTTAAAGGCATGATGCACGTCGTCCAAGCGGCAACGCCAGCCCTGCGTGAATCTGGTCGCGGGCGCATCGTGGTCACGTCGTCGATCACTGGCAACATCACCGGCTACCCAGGGTGGTCCCACTACGGCGCCACCAAGGCGGCACAGATGGGATTCATTCGCTCGGCCGCGATGGAGCTGGCAGGCGACAGGATCACCATCAACGCCGTGATGCCGGGCAATATTATGACCCCAGGTCTGAAGGCGCTTGGCGATGATTACCTCGCCGAGATGGCGAAGGCCGTGCCGCTGGGGATGCTGGGCGAGGCGAAGGACATCGGTGAGGCAGTGGCGTATCTCGCCTCGGATGGGGCGCGCTATGTGACCGGTCAGTCGATCGTGGTGGATGGCGGACAGATCCTGCCTGAGGGGCCGGAGGCGCTTGCGGAAATGTAG
- a CDS encoding ABC transporter ATP-binding protein yields MIEGLTKRFGPKVAVDNLTMWVPRGSMFGFVGPNGAGKTTTLSMVTGLLRPDAGRVEVLGHDVWADPAAAKAQMGVLPDGMKTFDRLSGRELLRFCGMLHRLDEATINERAEGLLDALSLTSAADLLVCDYSAGMTKKIDLACAIIADPAVLVLDEPLESVDPLSGQTIRSILRRFVDGGGTVVISSHVMELVESLCDSVAVIAGGRLHAIGALDDVCQGKSLQNRFVELVGGNANMGEGLTWLRRS; encoded by the coding sequence ATGATCGAGGGACTGACCAAACGGTTTGGGCCCAAGGTCGCCGTCGACAACCTCACCATGTGGGTTCCGCGCGGATCAATGTTCGGCTTCGTCGGTCCCAACGGCGCTGGCAAGACGACGACCCTCTCGATGGTTACCGGACTGCTGCGTCCCGATGCCGGTCGGGTCGAGGTGCTCGGCCATGACGTCTGGGCTGATCCGGCTGCGGCGAAGGCCCAGATGGGTGTCCTGCCCGACGGGATGAAGACCTTCGACCGTCTCTCTGGCCGCGAGTTACTCCGCTTCTGCGGGATGCTACACCGACTTGACGAGGCCACCATCAACGAACGCGCAGAGGGACTCCTTGACGCCCTCAGCCTGACAAGCGCCGCCGACCTCCTGGTGTGTGACTACTCCGCGGGTATGACCAAGAAGATTGATTTGGCCTGTGCCATTATCGCCGATCCTGCCGTTCTCGTTCTCGACGAGCCCCTCGAATCCGTCGATCCACTCTCGGGTCAGACCATTCGGTCAATCCTGCGCCGCTTCGTTGACGGTGGCGGGACGGTCGTCATATCCAGCCACGTCATGGAGCTTGTCGAGTCTTTGTGCGACTCGGTGGCCGTTATCGCCGGGGGACGTCTCCACGCTATTGGTGCCCTCGACGACGTCTGCCAGGGCAAGTCTTTGCAGAATAGGTTCGTCGAGCTCGTCGGCGGCAACGCCAACATGGGGGAGGGTCTTACGTGGTTGCGCAGGTCTTGA
- a CDS encoding superoxide dismutase, translated as MAVYTLPDLDYDYGALEPHISGKIMELHHDKHHNTYVQGANTALEKLAEAREKGDFGTINKLEKDLAFNLGGHINHSVFWKNMSPHGGGRPEGNELAAAIDEFFGSFDSFKKQFEETAKGVQGSGWGMLVWDVMGQRLNTMQLFDHQGNLPSTQIPIVQLDMWEHAYYLQYQNVKADYVTAWWNVVNWTDAEQRFVKARSITGLF; from the coding sequence ATGGCTGTTTACACCCTTCCCGATCTCGACTACGACTACGGCGCACTGGAGCCCCACATCTCGGGCAAGATCATGGAACTGCACCATGACAAGCACCACAACACCTACGTTCAGGGTGCCAACACCGCCCTGGAGAAGCTGGCCGAGGCCCGCGAGAAGGGCGACTTCGGAACCATCAACAAACTCGAGAAGGACCTGGCCTTTAACCTCGGCGGCCACATCAACCACTCCGTGTTCTGGAAGAACATGTCCCCTCATGGGGGCGGTCGTCCGGAGGGCAACGAACTCGCCGCTGCGATTGACGAGTTCTTCGGTTCCTTTGACAGCTTCAAAAAGCAGTTTGAGGAAACCGCTAAGGGCGTTCAAGGCTCCGGTTGGGGCATGCTCGTGTGGGACGTGATGGGTCAGCGCCTCAACACCATGCAGCTGTTTGACCACCAGGGCAATCTGCCGTCAACCCAGATCCCGATCGTCCAGCTCGACATGTGGGAACACGCCTATTACCTGCAGTACCAGAACGTCAAGGCCGACTACGTCACTGCCTGGTGGAACGTCGTCAACTGGACCGACGCCGAGCAGCGGTTCGTCAAGGCCCGTTCGATCACCGGTTTGTTCTGA
- a CDS encoding beta-galactosidase — MSSAPYIFPGNDGKAHKVAWDKHSFTIDGTRLSIWFGELHYWRLPSQQAWRDVMRKARANGFNAISLYFFWGLHQESADGKFDFSGIKDIDKLLTIAEEEGLYVIARPGPYINAEISMGGLPATMSNQPGPLRGTANLARSKQWLHAFDVIARKHQVTTGGGSLLMYQVENELLDESSDRSAFLKALTSYVRADGITVPLFTNDYSMAGHRPPLTVIQTRSGTPAGRHPLRPIRIP; from the coding sequence ATGTCATCGGCGCCTTATATCTTCCCGGGCAACGACGGAAAAGCCCACAAAGTCGCTTGGGACAAGCACTCGTTCACCATCGACGGCACCCGGTTGTCGATCTGGTTCGGGGAACTGCACTACTGGCGCCTCCCCTCCCAGCAGGCGTGGCGCGACGTCATGCGCAAAGCTCGCGCGAACGGTTTCAACGCCATCTCGTTGTACTTCTTCTGGGGCCTGCACCAAGAATCCGCTGACGGCAAGTTCGACTTCTCCGGCATTAAAGACATCGACAAACTGCTCACCATCGCCGAAGAGGAGGGTCTGTACGTCATCGCCCGACCCGGCCCCTACATCAACGCCGAAATCTCCATGGGCGGCCTCCCCGCCACCATGAGCAACCAGCCCGGGCCTCTGCGTGGCACTGCGAACCTGGCGCGCTCAAAACAATGGCTGCATGCATTCGACGTCATCGCCCGCAAGCACCAAGTGACGACCGGCGGCGGTTCCCTGCTCATGTACCAGGTGGAGAACGAGCTGCTCGACGAGAGTTCCGACCGATCCGCCTTCCTCAAGGCGCTGACGAGCTACGTCCGGGCCGACGGCATCACCGTCCCGCTGTTCACCAACGACTACTCAATGGCCGGGCATCGGCCGCCGTTGACGGTAATCCAAACACGTTCTGGCACTCCCGCTGGGAGGCACCCGTTGCGACCTATCCGCATACCTTGA
- a CDS encoding MFS transporter, which yields MAANIPLTNTANLTPDTQLASAPISPESRRFLRHVTAATAFGGGLDGFDLGVISVVILHINHDLELTPAMEGLVGAASLLGIFIGAPLFGFLTDKFGRRRMFLVDIIAFIVIGVGQAFATGGVSLGILRFLLGMAIGAEYSIGAPMLSEFVPARERGSKLAFLELCWRIGFLIAVLLGYALLWSGVSWKVILATSVIPALIVLGLRIGLPESPRWLLRHGREAEAREIVEKHMGPKYFAAEQLSDESVDGKGYRKLFRKGQRRRTIFVCIFWTCIVTPYFAIFTYAPKVLESLNVKSQAGGTILSNTIGVVGAVVGLLAIDRIGRRRMLIGPFWMQTAVLLIVGLWTDAPPWVLVVGLALFALVNSYSDILTAVYPSEIFDTDIRSSGVGFGSAVSRIGAFLGTYLLPIGIGTIGVKWCMVIAAGLCVVGAVTGQTLAPETMNRPLTKTATGELSHA from the coding sequence ATGGCCGCCAACATCCCGCTTACGAACACCGCCAATTTGACGCCCGACACGCAATTGGCGTCAGCACCAATCTCCCCCGAATCCAGACGTTTCCTGCGCCATGTCACAGCCGCCACCGCTTTCGGTGGCGGGCTCGACGGCTTCGACCTGGGCGTCATTAGCGTGGTCATCTTGCACATCAATCACGACCTCGAGCTCACCCCCGCTATGGAGGGGCTCGTCGGTGCCGCGAGCCTACTGGGCATCTTCATTGGTGCCCCACTCTTCGGCTTCCTCACCGATAAGTTCGGACGCCGCAGGATGTTCCTCGTCGACATTATTGCTTTCATCGTTATCGGCGTCGGGCAGGCTTTCGCGACGGGTGGAGTCTCCCTAGGGATCCTCAGATTCCTTTTAGGGATGGCCATCGGAGCCGAATACTCGATCGGAGCACCGATGCTTTCAGAGTTTGTTCCGGCCCGGGAGCGTGGATCGAAGCTGGCCTTCCTCGAACTATGCTGGCGCATCGGCTTCCTTATCGCTGTCCTATTGGGGTATGCGCTGCTGTGGTCTGGAGTGTCGTGGAAAGTCATCTTGGCCACTTCAGTAATCCCAGCCCTCATTGTGCTCGGGCTGCGAATCGGTCTTCCAGAATCCCCGCGCTGGTTGCTGCGTCACGGCCGTGAGGCCGAAGCACGTGAGATCGTCGAAAAGCACATGGGTCCGAAATACTTCGCCGCCGAACAGCTCAGCGACGAGTCGGTGGACGGGAAAGGCTACCGCAAGCTGTTCCGCAAGGGTCAACGGCGGCGCACGATCTTCGTCTGTATTTTCTGGACGTGCATCGTCACCCCGTATTTCGCGATCTTCACCTACGCTCCGAAAGTGCTGGAATCCCTCAACGTGAAGTCTCAAGCCGGCGGCACGATCCTCTCCAATACCATTGGCGTCGTTGGCGCGGTCGTCGGTCTGCTGGCGATCGATCGCATCGGCCGCCGACGTATGCTCATCGGGCCGTTCTGGATGCAGACCGCAGTCTTGTTGATTGTCGGGCTGTGGACCGACGCGCCGCCGTGGGTGCTGGTGGTGGGCTTGGCTCTTTTCGCCTTGGTCAACTCCTACAGCGACATTCTTACTGCGGTGTACCCTTCTGAAATCTTCGACACCGACATTCGATCCAGTGGCGTAGGGTTCGGGTCGGCAGTCAGCCGCATTGGTGCCTTCCTTGGCACCTACCTGCTGCCCATTGGCATCGGGACAATCGGGGTCAAGTGGTGCATGGTCATCGCGGCAGGTCTATGCGTCGTTGGCGCTGTGACCGGCCAGACGCTGGCACCTGAGACCATGAACCGGCCCCTGACGAAAACGGCAACCGGAGAGTTGTCACATGCCTGA
- a CDS encoding glycosyltransferase, with the protein MTTFRIAQLANFVGPVSGGMKVAIDALGKGYVAAGHERILVIPGPKDRITESESGITVEIAAPRVSAGYRMIATPWRALDILDRFRPTSIESSDKWTLTPAAGWASRRGIGSVLFSHERLDDMLTMWVRRQFGVAAAVGALNRRLSKSFDVVVVTSDYSAGEFADTGARLVKVPLGVDLETFNPNKREPGLPTPRPDDILRLCYVGRMSHEKSPQLAVAAALELHRRGVPLRLDMYGVGPDTDAMKQQAGDAPVFFNGFVVGRDEVARRFAAADISMSVCPAETFGLASLEALACGTPVVTANRGGAHEIVDVTSGEAGSPDAVGLADATQRLAARLGPELRDAARHRAEQFTWDASVETMLMIHSEIAARPDAKPYWKQRLVNRRNARRDPQDPLAPTDDSQEQ; encoded by the coding sequence GTGACCACCTTTCGTATCGCTCAGCTCGCCAACTTTGTCGGCCCGGTGTCCGGCGGCATGAAGGTGGCCATCGACGCTCTCGGAAAGGGGTACGTTGCGGCCGGTCACGAGCGAATCCTGGTAATACCGGGTCCTAAAGACCGCATCACCGAATCAGAATCCGGCATCACCGTCGAGATCGCAGCCCCGCGCGTTTCTGCGGGCTACCGCATGATCGCTACGCCCTGGCGAGCCCTCGACATCCTGGACCGCTTCCGCCCCACCTCCATTGAGTCCTCTGACAAGTGGACCCTCACTCCGGCCGCCGGCTGGGCGTCACGTCGAGGCATCGGATCGGTGCTATTCAGTCACGAACGCCTCGACGACATGCTCACCATGTGGGTACGCAGACAGTTCGGCGTCGCAGCTGCCGTCGGTGCCCTCAATCGTCGTCTCTCCAAGTCCTTCGATGTCGTCGTCGTCACTTCTGATTACTCTGCGGGTGAATTCGCCGACACCGGCGCCCGCCTCGTCAAGGTTCCCCTCGGCGTCGACCTAGAAACCTTCAACCCCAACAAGCGTGAACCAGGACTGCCAACTCCGCGCCCTGACGATATCTTACGACTGTGCTACGTCGGTCGGATGAGCCACGAAAAGAGCCCCCAGCTGGCCGTCGCTGCTGCTCTCGAATTGCATCGACGCGGGGTCCCACTGCGCCTTGACATGTACGGGGTCGGCCCAGACACGGATGCCATGAAACAGCAGGCCGGCGACGCTCCGGTCTTCTTCAACGGGTTCGTCGTGGGCCGTGACGAGGTTGCCCGGCGTTTTGCAGCAGCCGATATTTCGATGTCGGTCTGTCCCGCAGAAACCTTCGGATTAGCCTCCCTGGAGGCGCTCGCCTGTGGCACCCCGGTCGTCACCGCGAACCGGGGTGGCGCCCACGAGATCGTCGATGTGACAAGCGGGGAGGCCGGCAGCCCCGACGCCGTGGGCCTAGCCGACGCCACCCAGCGCCTTGCGGCCAGGCTCGGTCCAGAACTGCGGGACGCCGCGCGACACCGAGCTGAACAGTTCACTTGGGACGCCAGCGTGGAGACAATGCTCATGATCCATTCCGAGATTGCTGCACGCCCCGACGCCAAGCCCTACTGGAAACAGCGCCTCGTGAACCGTCGCAACGCGCGGCGGGACCCCCAAGACCCCCTCGCCCCAACCGACGACTCCCAGGAGCAGTGA
- the rplQ gene encoding 50S ribosomal protein L17 encodes MPKPTKGPRLGGSPAHERIILRNLASQLFEHGRVVTTVTKAKRVRPLAEKLINRAKTDTVANRRFVNRTITDRGIVHILFTEIGPRMEGRDGGYTRVTRIGIRKGDNAPMAVIEVISDKVAPKTPASAADAKAQINTATEAKDAEPEAGDAAVEHNAPAEDAAAQAPVADEQEAAEADEKAEEKSEA; translated from the coding sequence ATGCCGAAACCCACAAAGGGTCCCCGTCTTGGCGGATCCCCGGCTCACGAGCGCATCATTCTGCGCAACCTGGCCAGCCAGCTCTTCGAGCATGGCCGCGTCGTGACCACCGTCACCAAAGCCAAGCGCGTTCGCCCGTTGGCCGAGAAGCTCATCAACCGCGCTAAGACCGACACTGTTGCCAATCGTCGTTTCGTGAACCGCACGATCACCGACCGCGGCATCGTGCACATCCTTTTCACCGAGATCGGCCCCCGCATGGAGGGTCGTGACGGCGGTTACACTCGCGTCACTCGCATTGGCATCCGCAAGGGTGACAACGCCCCCATGGCCGTTATCGAGGTCATCAGCGACAAGGTCGCTCCGAAGACTCCGGCCAGCGCTGCTGACGCCAAGGCGCAGATCAACACCGCTACCGAGGCCAAGGACGCCGAGCCCGAAGCCGGAGACGCTGCCGTTGAGCACAACGCCCCCGCCGAGGACGCCGCTGCACAGGCTCCCGTGGCCGACGAGCAGGAGGCCGCCGAGGCTGACGAGAAGGCCGAGGAGAAGTCTGAGGCCTGA
- a CDS encoding DNA-directed RNA polymerase subunit alpha, which yields MLIAQRPTLTEESISEFRSKFVIEPLEPGFGYTIGNSLRRTLLSSIPGASVTSIKIEGVQHEFSTIEGCVEDVTEIILNLKGLVLSSEEDEPVAMYLRKSGAGEVTAADINPPAGVTIHNPELHIATLNDDGRFEMELIVERGRGYVSSALNDDPNAEIGRIAVDSIYSPVLKVTYKVEATRVEQRTDFDKLVVDVETKPSILPRDAIASAGKTLVELFGLTRELNAEAEGIEIGSGPVDEEYAESLGTPVEELNLTVRSYNCLKREGIHTVGELVSRSEQDLLAIRNFGSKSIDEVKEKLTELGLALKDSAPGFDPLAAAEAYDEANDDDYAETEQY from the coding sequence ATGCTCATTGCACAGCGCCCCACTCTCACTGAAGAGTCCATCTCCGAATTCCGCTCGAAGTTCGTCATCGAGCCTCTGGAGCCGGGTTTCGGATACACCATTGGCAACTCGCTGCGTCGCACCCTGCTGTCGTCCATCCCGGGCGCCTCTGTGACGAGCATCAAGATCGAGGGAGTCCAGCACGAGTTCTCGACTATTGAGGGCTGTGTCGAGGACGTCACCGAGATCATTCTGAACCTCAAGGGCCTTGTGCTCTCCTCGGAGGAAGACGAGCCGGTCGCCATGTATCTGCGGAAGTCCGGTGCCGGCGAGGTCACCGCTGCCGACATTAACCCGCCTGCCGGTGTGACCATCCACAACCCGGAGTTGCACATCGCAACCCTCAACGACGATGGCCGCTTCGAGATGGAACTTATTGTCGAGCGTGGCCGCGGCTACGTCTCTAGCGCCCTCAACGACGATCCGAATGCCGAGATCGGACGCATCGCCGTCGACTCGATCTACTCCCCGGTTCTCAAGGTCACCTACAAGGTTGAGGCCACCCGAGTCGAGCAGCGCACGGACTTCGACAAGCTCGTTGTTGACGTCGAAACCAAGCCGTCCATCCTCCCTCGCGACGCCATTGCCTCCGCTGGCAAGACCCTCGTTGAGCTGTTCGGGCTGACTCGCGAGCTCAACGCTGAAGCTGAGGGCATTGAGATCGGTTCCGGACCAGTCGACGAGGAGTACGCCGAGAGCCTCGGCACCCCGGTCGAGGAGCTCAACCTCACCGTCCGTTCCTACAACTGCCTCAAGCGTGAGGGCATCCATACTGTTGGAGAACTCGTCTCGCGGTCTGAGCAGGACCTGCTGGCCATCCGTAACTTTGGATCCAAGTCGATCGATGAAGTCAAGGAAAAGCTCACCGAGCTTGGCCTAGCCCTCAAAGACTCGGCTCCGGGGTTTGACCCACTTGCCGCAGCTGAGGCCTACGACGAGGCCAATGACGACGATTACGCGGAGACTGAGCAGTACTGA
- the rpsD gene encoding 30S ribosomal protein S4, whose translation MARYTGPLTKKSRRLGTDLVGNDKSFERRPYPPGVHGRGRTKDSEYSLQLREKQKARYAYGVLEKQFRRYYEEADRAQGKTGDVLLQILESRLDNVVYRAGLAATRRQARQMVSHGHFLVNGKKVNIPSYRVSTHDIIDVREKSKDLPPIVIARETFETRDVPAWLEVRPNKGRILVHQLPTRDQIVIDVNEQAIVELYSK comes from the coding sequence ATGGCCCGTTACACCGGCCCCCTTACCAAGAAGTCCCGTCGCCTCGGGACTGACCTTGTCGGCAACGACAAGTCCTTCGAGCGTCGTCCGTACCCCCCGGGTGTCCACGGACGCGGTCGCACCAAGGACTCCGAGTACTCGCTGCAGCTGCGCGAGAAGCAGAAGGCTCGTTACGCCTACGGCGTCCTGGAGAAGCAATTCCGTCGTTACTACGAGGAGGCTGACCGCGCCCAGGGTAAGACTGGTGACGTCCTGTTGCAGATCCTCGAGTCGCGTCTCGATAACGTCGTGTACCGCGCTGGACTTGCTGCTACCCGTCGTCAGGCTCGCCAGATGGTCAGCCACGGCCACTTCCTGGTCAATGGCAAGAAGGTCAACATTCCTTCCTACCGGGTGAGCACCCACGACATCATCGACGTTCGCGAGAAGTCCAAGGACCTTCCCCCGATCGTTATCGCTCGCGAGACCTTCGAGACCCGCGACGTCCCGGCATGGCTCGAGGTTCGTCCCAATAAGGGCCGTATTCTCGTTCACCAGTTGCCTACCCGTGACCAGATCGTCATTGACGTCAACGAGCAGGCTATCGTCGAGCTCTACTCGAAGTGA
- the rpsK gene encoding 30S ribosomal protein S11, with amino-acid sequence MATAGHKGAPKTKVRRKEKKNVVAGQAHIKSTFNNTIIAITDPSGAVISWASAGTVGFKGSRKSTPFAAQMAAEAAGRRAMEHGMKRVDVFVKGPGSGRETAIRSLGAVGLEIGPISDVTPVPHNGCRPPKRRRV; translated from the coding sequence ATGGCTACTGCAGGCCACAAGGGTGCACCCAAGACCAAGGTGCGCCGCAAGGAGAAGAAGAACGTCGTCGCCGGTCAGGCGCACATCAAGAGCACGTTCAACAACACCATCATCGCTATTACTGACCCCTCGGGTGCAGTGATCTCGTGGGCCTCTGCCGGCACTGTCGGCTTCAAGGGCTCCCGTAAGTCCACCCCGTTCGCCGCTCAGATGGCCGCTGAGGCTGCTGGACGTCGCGCCATGGAGCATGGCATGAAGCGGGTTGACGTCTTCGTTAAGGGTCCCGGCTCCGGTCGTGAGACTGCCATCCGTTCCCTGGGGGCTGTCGGCTTGGAGATCGGCCCGATCTCCGACGTCACCCCTGTTCCGCATAACGGATGCCGCCCGCCGAAGCGCCGCCGCGTCTGA